From the Teredinibacter turnerae T7901 genome, one window contains:
- the rpsE gene encoding 30S ribosomal protein S5 translates to MSQQIKKEESTAEGLQEKLVQVNRVAKTVKGGRIFAFTALTVVGDGNGKVGFGRGKAREVPIAIQKAMESARRNMIQVELNGDTIQYPTKGRHGASKVYMQPASQGTGVIAGGAMRSVLEIAGVQNVLAKCYGSTNPVNVVRATFEALRAMASPDAVAAKRGKSVEDILN, encoded by the coding sequence CGCCGAAGGTTTACAGGAAAAGCTGGTTCAGGTGAACCGCGTAGCGAAAACTGTAAAAGGCGGCCGTATCTTTGCCTTCACCGCTCTGACAGTGGTTGGCGACGGTAACGGAAAAGTGGGTTTTGGTCGTGGTAAAGCACGTGAAGTGCCTATTGCGATTCAAAAGGCTATGGAATCCGCACGCCGCAACATGATCCAGGTTGAACTGAACGGTGATACCATCCAGTACCCTACTAAAGGCCGTCACGGTGCATCTAAGGTGTACATGCAGCCTGCCTCACAAGGTACCGGTGTAATCGCTGGTGGTGCCATGCGCTCCGTACTGGAAATCGCTGGTGTACAAAACGTACTGGCAAAGTGCTACGGTTCGACTAACCCGGTAAACGTGGTTCGTGCAACCTTCGAAGCGCTGCGTGCGATGGCCTCTCCTGATGCTGTTGCTGCCAAGCGTGGTAAATCAGTAGAAGATATTTTGAACTAA
- the rpmD gene encoding 50S ribosomal protein L30, with amino-acid sequence MAKKTLKVTQYKSASGRLEAHKACVRGLGLRRIGHTVEVEDTPSVRGMINKVNYMVKVEEE; translated from the coding sequence ATGGCTAAGAAAACGCTTAAAGTAACTCAGTATAAAAGCGCTTCAGGTCGCCTCGAAGCGCACAAGGCTTGCGTACGCGGTCTTGGCTTGCGTCGTATTGGTCACACCGTGGAAGTTGAAGATACGCCTTCCGTACGCGGTATGATCAACAAAGTGAATTACATGGTTAAGGTTGAGGAAGAGTAA
- the rplO gene encoding 50S ribosomal protein L15, which translates to MRLNTLSPAPGRVTSRKRVGRGIGSGLGKTAGRGHKGLKSRSGGTVKPGFEGGQMPLQKRLPKYGFTSRIGRVSAEIRLSELNKVEADVIDLDALLKADLISTNIKRAKIFLSGELKKAVTVKGLAVTKGAKAAIEAAGGKVEE; encoded by the coding sequence ATGCGTTTAAACACTTTGAGTCCAGCTCCTGGCCGTGTAACATCGCGCAAGCGCGTTGGTCGCGGTATTGGTTCCGGTCTGGGCAAAACAGCTGGCCGTGGTCACAAAGGTTTGAAGTCTCGTTCCGGCGGTACTGTGAAACCAGGCTTCGAAGGTGGTCAGATGCCTTTGCAGAAACGTCTGCCTAAGTACGGTTTTACCAGCCGTATCGGTCGCGTTTCCGCCGAAATCCGTTTGTCTGAGCTCAACAAAGTTGAGGCAGATGTGATTGATCTGGACGCGCTGCTTAAAGCCGACCTGATCAGCACGAACATCAAGCGCGCAAAAATCTTTTTGTCTGGTGAGCTGAAGAAAGCCGTAACTGTGAAAGGTCTCGCGGTAACCAAAGGCGCCAAAGCAGCCATTGAAGCGGCTGGTGGTAAAGTAGAAGAATAA
- the secY gene encoding preprotein translocase subunit SecY produces the protein MATPGNMPLGGQKGLGELWARLKFLFLAIVVYRLGTHIPVPGIDPEQVAQLFNQNQGTILGMFNMFSGGALERMSILALGIMPYISASIIMQMMSSVTPSLEALKKEGESGRRKISQYTRYLTVALATVQAFVMVAGMSGQGMAYAGMPVFSFYLIAVTSLVTGSVFMMWLGEQVTERGIGNGISMLIFAGIVAGLPSAVGQAFESARQGDLHVLMLLALLFAAVAIVWFVVRMERGQRRITIQYARRQAAGRMGQGPAQTSHLPLKINMAGVIPVIFASSILLFPASIAQWFGNASEGKAAEILQEVALMIGPGQPLNFVIFAVLIVAFCFIYTAMMYNPKEVADNLKRGGAYIPGIRPGEQSAKYIDNVLTRLTVVGSVYIAAVALLPQFLMVSANVPFYLGGTSLLIVVVVVMDFMSQVQSHLMSHQYDSVMKKANLQSYGRGR, from the coding sequence ATGGCAACGCCGGGTAACATGCCTCTAGGTGGTCAGAAAGGTTTAGGCGAGCTTTGGGCTCGCCTAAAATTTTTATTTTTGGCGATTGTTGTTTATCGTCTGGGAACGCACATTCCTGTACCCGGGATTGACCCGGAGCAGGTAGCGCAGCTGTTCAACCAGAATCAGGGTACCATCCTGGGCATGTTTAACATGTTTTCAGGTGGTGCCCTTGAGCGTATGAGTATTCTTGCGCTGGGAATCATGCCGTACATCTCTGCATCGATCATCATGCAGATGATGAGTTCGGTAACCCCATCGTTGGAAGCGCTCAAGAAAGAAGGTGAGTCCGGCCGTCGCAAGATCAGCCAGTACACTCGCTACCTAACCGTTGCCTTGGCCACGGTGCAGGCGTTTGTAATGGTTGCCGGAATGTCTGGTCAGGGTATGGCTTATGCTGGAATGCCAGTATTCAGTTTTTATCTGATCGCGGTAACTTCGCTTGTTACTGGCTCCGTTTTTATGATGTGGCTGGGTGAGCAGGTAACCGAGCGCGGCATTGGCAACGGTATTTCCATGCTCATTTTTGCCGGGATTGTTGCAGGTTTGCCTTCCGCAGTTGGTCAGGCTTTTGAAAGCGCGCGCCAAGGTGACCTTCACGTACTGATGTTGTTGGCATTGCTGTTTGCGGCTGTTGCGATTGTTTGGTTTGTGGTTCGAATGGAGCGCGGGCAGCGTCGCATCACCATTCAATACGCGCGTCGCCAGGCTGCTGGACGCATGGGGCAGGGGCCAGCACAGACCAGCCATTTGCCGCTTAAAATCAATATGGCAGGTGTGATTCCCGTCATCTTTGCTAGTAGCATTTTGTTGTTCCCTGCATCTATCGCTCAGTGGTTCGGCAATGCTAGTGAAGGTAAGGCAGCTGAGATATTGCAAGAAGTCGCGCTGATGATCGGTCCTGGTCAACCGCTTAACTTCGTTATTTTCGCTGTATTGATTGTTGCGTTTTGCTTCATCTATACCGCGATGATGTATAACCCGAAAGAGGTTGCCGATAACCTCAAGCGCGGCGGGGCCTATATCCCAGGTATACGCCCGGGCGAGCAGTCGGCCAAATACATCGACAACGTGCTTACCCGCCTGACAGTGGTTGGCTCGGTTTATATTGCTGCTGTAGCGCTGCTGCCACAGTTTTTAATGGTGTCTGCCAATGTGCCTTTCTATCTTGGTGGTACCTCATTGCTGATCGTAGTCGTGGTTGTGATGGACTTTATGTCTCAGGTGCAATCTCACCTGATGTCTCACCAGTACGATTCTGTTATGAAAAAGGCTAATTTGCAGAGTTATGGACGCGGCCGCTAA
- the rpmJ gene encoding 50S ribosomal protein L36: protein MKVRASVKKVCRNCKIVRRKGVLRVICSVEPRHKQRQG from the coding sequence ATGAAAGTTCGTGCATCAGTAAAAAAAGTTTGCCGTAATTGCAAAATCGTACGTCGTAAAGGCGTTCTGCGTGTAATTTGTAGCGTAGAGCCCCGTCACAAGCAGCGTCAAGGTTAA
- the rpsM gene encoding 30S ribosomal protein S13: MARIAGVNIPDHKHAVISLTYVFGIGKTTAKQICAATGVAESTKISALDDAKMDEIRAEVAKHTVEGDLRREISMNIKRLMDLGCYRGLRHRRSLPVRGQRSKTNARTRKGPRKPIKK; encoded by the coding sequence ATGGCTCGTATAGCTGGTGTCAACATACCAGACCATAAGCATGCCGTTATTTCCCTGACTTACGTGTTCGGGATTGGTAAAACAACCGCCAAGCAGATTTGTGCTGCTACCGGCGTTGCGGAATCCACCAAAATCAGTGCTCTCGACGACGCAAAAATGGATGAAATCCGTGCGGAAGTTGCTAAGCACACGGTTGAGGGTGATTTGCGCCGTGAAATTTCCATGAATATCAAGCGTTTGATGGACCTCGGTTGCTACCGTGGTTTGCGTCATCGTCGCAGCTTGCCAGTTCGTGGTCAGCGCAGCAAAACCAATGCTCGTACACGTAAAGGTCCTCGTAAGCCGATTAAAAAGTAA
- the rpsK gene encoding 30S ribosomal protein S11: MAKPSKTTTKKKVKKTVVDGIAHIHASFNNTIVTITDRQGNTLSWATAGGSGFRGSRKSTPFAAQVAAERAGQAAQEYGLKNLDVEVKGPGPGRESAVRALNNVGYKITNITDVTPIPHNGCRPPKKRRV; the protein is encoded by the coding sequence ATGGCTAAGCCAAGTAAAACCACGACAAAGAAGAAAGTCAAAAAGACGGTTGTCGATGGTATTGCGCATATTCATGCCTCGTTTAATAACACTATCGTGACGATTACTGATCGTCAGGGTAATACACTGTCTTGGGCCACTGCCGGTGGTTCAGGTTTCCGCGGTTCTCGTAAGAGCACTCCGTTCGCCGCACAGGTTGCAGCCGAGCGCGCTGGTCAAGCAGCGCAGGAATACGGTCTAAAAAATCTCGACGTAGAAGTTAAGGGCCCTGGTCCTGGTCGTGAATCTGCCGTACGCGCACTGAATAATGTTGGTTACAAAATCACCAATATTACTGATGTGACGCCTATTCCTCACAACGGTTGTCGTCCACCCAAGAAGCGTCGAGTATAA